GTTTATAGTGAATAAACAGATTGGTTTTAACAGGGTCAGTAGATAGAGAAGGAACTGAATGAATGAGGCTCAACTGTAAAGCAAGGCAAAACCTTGAGATGAAAGGTATAAATTAAGTTTGGTGAGCAGTTCTCGACTGGCCTGTATACTGTAGAGGAGTTAACTGTTTAGTATGTACCTTTTACAGTATACAAAGCCGTATAAATGTCcctgtatttatatttatgttcCTCGTGTGTGTTGTAGGCCGTATCAAGTTGACCCCCTCTGGACACCTCCACAGCTCCCCCGACAACGAGTGTATCCTATCATCACCGGGCCATCACTGCTTCCAGTCAGGTAAGCAAAATTTTATAGTAACAGTTGTTTATGTTGTACTAATGATATTGAATGAGACACATATAAATTCtgcaaagagaaaaaaataagaacaaatAAGCATCGAGCAAAATGACATTAAGACATTTCGAAATGTATTTCatgaatgttataaaataattttaatgatatttcgTTTCCCTTACGCCGTTTTCTCGCTTGATTAGGTATTGCTTGCCTTATGCTTATGTTCCAACTTAAATTATGTGTACATTGCTTATGTAGCATTTCAGCTGTGTGGATACCATCCTCGAAACTCCAgtggttccgatcacttacgatcttaCCACCTCTTGGctttctcatagtaaaactgaaggcagctcagaggaaaacacaggccagcaaaacaaacaaaaaaagatatcctttgaagattacagagagagcaacgCCCAACTGCAGTGTACCGTTGtgcggctcttttgatgtgcatcaaaggacttAAATACCTAttttgttgcctccagttttattaTGAGTCTAGGGATGCAGAGATCGTAATTGATCGGAACCGCTGGAGTATCGTGGATGTATGAATACCGATATAGTTTCATTGCAATCTGATGGAAATACAGATCCCTATAACCATTCCGTTCAATAgagaatctgacaacatcccataaggagTCCTGTTCGGATGACCTATATACTACCTGTAcctcagatcaaatgcattttctacacctttCTGCATCAATTGGAAATTCCATTTCGTCccaatatatataaacaattagctttattgtgctctttgggcgagaagACTACGTACATGAAAATAACTCTGACAGCTTTTTGAACCCGTTTTATCCACAAACGCGATTCTGGCAGCAGTAATTTGATCGGCCATTtctaaaggtcaccagaacgtgaacGCTAATGGGATGTTGGCAgacctcttatcaaacgtagtgataatatggatctgtattttaatcagattgggtcTCATTGTAAAGCCGCTGTGTTATATCATAATTATGTGGTTAAAGGGCAGTAACTCTAATGATTGTCATTGACTTCTTGTTGGACTCTAAGTTATGCTGTATTTCTTGTATACCTCCTATTTAATTGAACCtttattttttccttttaagGCGATGGTCGCCGTCACGTGGTCCCAACGCTGACCTGCTTACATCTGTTGTTCGTGAAAGAGCACAACAGGGTAGCGGACAAACTACGTGAATATAATCCAAACTGGGACGACGAACATCTGTTTCAGGAGGCAAAACGAATAGTCGCTGCTGAACTACAGCACATAGCTTTCTCCGAATACCTTCCCATTGTTATTGGTAGGGAGCAAATGGACAAGTACGGTCTGTTTCCAACGGCCAATACTTATAATAATGTGTACGATGCCACTGTGGATGCTTCAACCTCTAATGCTTTTGGTGCTTCAGCTTTCCGATTCGGACACTCGGAAGTTCCGGGAGTGTTAGCCATGATGGCGAAAAATTATAGCATTATTAAAGCCATTCCTCTACATACACAATTTAACAGGCCAGACTTAATGTTTGATTCGGATGGGGATGAGAACCTGATGCGGTGGATGTCTAATTCTTACCACGACCGGAATGACCGACTGCTGCAGGACAGTGTTAGAAACTTCCTGTTCCTGAAGGAGGACGGGGAGAGTTTTGACCTCGCCGCTATTAACATACAGAGAGGGCGTGACCACGGCCTTCCCCCGTACAACACATGGAGGAAGTGGTGCGGACTACAAACGGCACTACACTTCGGGGACGGGTTCGGGAGACTTGTGGACCATGAAACAGCTACCAGAAAACTGCTTGCTAAAGTTTACTCGTACGTGTGaatattacttatttatatCCTAGAATATTTGGATGATCGACAATTTTTCTGAACGCAAACACACGATATGATAAACTTTATAGAACGTTTACTATTATTGAAACGTAGAGAGATGATATAAAAAAGCAGACATACTTGTTACTTATAGCATCAAAATCCGGaatacaaatatcattatacatgtagcttctTTATTATAGCAATCgtttgtgatgttttgtattGCAGTTTCTTTTTTCAAGTTCAAACTTTATAACCTGACACTTGAGACTTTACATTGACCTAGCCAGCATAAACATaacagattatctccctttgtagTCACCCGGATGATATAGACCTATACACTGGAGGTCTATCAGAGGTCCGTCTCCCTGGGGCCGCTGTGGGACCCACATTCGGATGCATCATAGCCAGACAGTTCAAAAAGTACCAGAGCGGAGACAGACATTGGTACGAGACGGACCATGCGGACACAAGGTTTACTTTGAGTGAGTATAATACAGTACGACCTCTCTGAAGCAATAATTGGAACCCAATTTTTcgttcgcgtgcgatttacgtTAGCAATATTCGTGATAATGTTATCTCGAAATCAGAACTTTTTATGAAACGGAATTGTACATCcctttttgttttcataaagtAGTGTTAGAGATTAGGTATAAGAATTCATGGttgaaatattgtattttatttgaaatcattGCAAGTCATACCGAAGAGTAATTTCATAcctcattgaaatattttctcatactcattaatatcaataaatgtacaattcGACAGTgtcaagtacatgtaattaaaatgaTGATGTTTTTCTTGATTTGAAGCTCAACTGAACGAAATAAAGAAGACGTCCTTGGCTTCAGTGTTATGTCAAAATACAGGTACACAGCTTACCCAGCCCTCAGTGTTCCTAGCTGCGGATGATTTCAGGTATTCATTTTCTTACAATATCTTGCCAACTTAAAGTGAAAAAGTAAAGGAAACTCTTGATACTGTGATGCTTTTCATGAACTTGCTCATTTTTTAACTATTTATATATCTTTGTCTTGATTGTTAGCAGtttgttatttacattttaattggcatcacaaatatttatttatgtgtaaTCAGGGGTTAATTTGTAACCAGATAATATCAAcgttattatttatattaatagtAACAGGAAGCTGTTTTGTAGCCAGATAATATCAGtgttattatttgtattaacaGTAACAGACAGGTGTTTTGTAGCCAGATAATAtcaatgttattatttatatttacagtaacAGGCAGGTGTTTTGTAGCCAGATaatatcaatgttatttatGTATAGTTATAATTACAGGAAGGTGTTTTGTAGCCAGATAATATCAATGttagtatttttatttacagtaaGAGGAAGGTGATTCGTAACCAGATAATAtcaatgttattatttatatctttagTTACAGGAAGGTGTTTTGTAGCCAGATAATATCAAtgttgttatatacagtaaCAGGCAGGTGATTTGTAACCAGATAATAtcaatgttattatttatattttacagtaacaGGAAGgtactatttatattttacagtaacaGGAAGGTACTTTGTAACCAGATTGCCTCTATAGATTTATCCCTGTGGACTGAACACAGTCAGACGGATAGTCCCACCTTTCAGTCTCCTAAATCCTTCCTTAATCCACTACAGAGCCCTAATCCAAATGTCTTCAAGGAAGCCTTTAACAGATTGCTGCAGAACTTACGGAGAAGAATGGTAGTCAAAGTGTGAATAAGTGTTATCCAAAATATTCATACTTTGATTGGGATTTttgctattctgtatttgtaattTACATGATTATCTGTCATTGCACGTAGGTGTTGGTTGTGACACCATGCGTTTGCAGACGTAACCTCACACGTTTTAGAGTAAACGGTGTGGGGTTTGCTTAAcaatgatgacgtcacacagATACCTATAAGCAAGGGAGGTCACTTTACAATATGGACAAAAATTGGACTGATAAATAATCagaattcaaaattaaaatgagGACATGGGATTTTTTAATTAAACGGCAGGATAACGAAGGTGTAAATGGTATGTAATATCAAGTGTAACTCTTACAATAATTAAATCTATTTAATGTATCGACTATCAGAAGCATTAAACAAGCATAACATATAGCAGtaagataataataaaataccaatatatcaaattaaactTGGATACACCTTTTATGATATAGACCCTTATAAACATCTATGCAGattgattataaaaatgatatcccattaaagtaataaaaagaTTCATTCTAGATACAATTCTTTTGACAACGAGGCGTGTAATCAATTGAGGATTGTCTCAAAGTTAGATTAAGATAAATCGTAATTACAGTTTACATAAATGGAAGTAGTATTCAATGGTGTCTGTGATTTATTGTACCAAAAACAATACTTATACCAAATATGAGTGTTTCATTTATCTGTTGGTTTTCACGTGCGAATATGATGTTGTTTTACATGAGATGTCTTTGAGACACATTCTAGTAGTTTATGTTATAGCAATTCTCATTTGGTCGTCAGTAATCATATCTTtctgaaattatgaaatattttcaatagtttttattttataagtgTGAACTGACTTCATTACATGAATACATAATCTAAACGTGAAATTCACTATATTAATACCTAATACagcaatataaactataaaagAAATCTGTTCTGTTGATTGGATAGTAAAGAATGGTAGATTTATTCATCAATTGTTTACTATTACGGTGAAATCATCCCTCTGAAGATATATCACATCCCGCCTTTACATAACGCATATATTTACTGTATTGGCAACGTCAGTTACATAagcataaacaaaacatttgctTTAAGGCTGTAATTTGCAAACAATCATAAAATTTAATCTTATTTCTTTATCTTCATTTTCTGTTGCTACCAAACaagtaaaatatcattttgttacATAAGTACATTATTGATGGAAAtactatataataaaatatggaTGAAAGTAAGTTTGTTATGAATTATCTGTGTGTAGAAGACTTGTATGTAAACATGTGTATAAAATAAGTGAcgacttgtacatgtatagaacattaaaagatatgaaaatgaagatgtatttgttctatatataaccattttataaatgtaacatttggGGATTAATAACAATTAACACAATAGACAAGAGTTATGTCTTCATCACGTCATTAAATTGACAGATAATTTCTTGGAAACAATCCATTGTGTTAACAAAATATGGAACAAGAAAATAATCCTTTCCGAGAGACAGAAAATTGTCTTGTATTCATGACAGTCTGattatccttcatatccacttatgaaagagtattttttctttcatacctcgatgttttattgcaattttacagctattttgaaataaatttgaagacatcgacgactggaagtcaattttccatacatgaaaaattacgtgatattttcataacaaattccgttgtttgcatcctttatagtaaaaccagtcatatttgtgaaaaaaatgttaaaaattttaccggagaaatataattttatatagattttgttgacgccgtgacgtcacgaggctttattgcatgggtagtcaTGCAATACCGCCTCAGGAGACAtaagtgtattgccctggaccagtaTTACACTTCCATTGCTAActctttatttttaatttttcatcacATTCCACCATTCTAAAATATTATCATGTTTTTCTATTTCCTTATCCAGCACTTCCAGCAGAATTCTAGAGTATTTtgaaaaaacatcattaataaTAACTTTTTCACTTAATTTCCAAGAGCCTGGTTCTCTATCAGACTcgtataataatattttcagcGAAGCTAATTTATGATCACTGTAAggataatgttttattttaaagcaCACTTAATAATGACGATATATTTTCATGTGTAAGGAACATATTAATACGTGACTTTGAAGTTCCTTATAAATGCAATTAATTCAGGGTTAATGTCTTCTCTATTATGGATTAAGTTTCTATCTTTTGACTTATCGAGCACACAGTTAAAATCAcctattaaaatattttctatggTATCATCAGATATGATAAATCTACTCAATGTATTAAAAACCATTTTCTGTCATCACATTTATTAGGtgtgtaaatattaattatttggaATGTCTTATTGTTTGCTGATAACTTACAAGATAAAATTCTACCATGGTTATCTCTAAAATATTCTGATAACTTGAAATGTGATGTATGCTTAATTAAAACCCAGcttgtaaatatttctttgttgttttgtcCATTATATGACACCTATGTGTCCATTATTGGACTCCACTGTTCATTATTTCCCTTAATAATGGACAAATGGAAATAATGGACAGTCGTGCGCATTATTCTCCAAGTAATGGACAATCTCCTTtcaataataacaaaacactgttgtatgaaaataacaaatttgaTTGAAACCTTTCAAAACTTCACTTTATGCTGACACCACCTTTCGTGATATTAC
This genomic window from Argopecten irradians isolate NY chromosome 11, Ai_NY, whole genome shotgun sequence contains:
- the LOC138334882 gene encoding peroxidase-like protein, whose translation is MMMAGILRVSLTLASLFSCCRSSHVPTNVDLVSNLIKICVDTAVEQINPHKMAKPAGHSHGHHSGHTAGHPVHNGHNGHNTMNSPEKNSHSGHGKGGHMDHTEGGHSHAHVRILDTNARLVRQIQENFRKLTGAWPESIMKDEMLMKEWRKHVTPHCDFMAPSITCDRLARYRTADGTCNNLDHPFWGSTMTPQTRFLPPQYADEINAPRTKSVTGRPLSGTRLISNVVHSSTGQTAVHSKKSTNMFMAFGQFLDHDVLHTPVLKDDKGRDMKCCPLGNKDDHCFPIPVPLDDPMFRGWCMSFTRSSATPYMNCDPGHREQMNHPTSYIDGSTIYGSNKVHQDELRLHRNGRIKLTPSGHLHSSPDNECILSSPGHHCFQSGDGRRHVVPTLTCLHLLFVKEHNRVADKLREYNPNWDDEHLFQEAKRIVAAELQHIAFSEYLPIVIGREQMDKYGLFPTANTYNNVYDATVDASTSNAFGASAFRFGHSEVPGVLAMMAKNYSIIKAIPLHTQFNRPDLMFDSDGDENLMRWMSNSYHDRNDRLLQDSVRNFLFLKEDGESFDLAAINIQRGRDHGLPPYNTWRKWCGLQTALHFGDGFGRLVDHETATRKLLAKVYSHPDDIDLYTGGLSEVRLPGAAVGPTFGCIIARQFKKYQSGDRHWYETDHADTRFTLTQLNEIKKTSLASVLCQNTGTQLTQPSVFLAADDFSNRKVLCNQIASIDLSLWTEHSQTDSPTFQSPKSFLNPLQSPNPNVFKEAFNRLLQNLRRRMVVKV